One genomic segment of Spiroplasma endosymbiont of Poecilobothrus nobilitatus includes these proteins:
- a CDS encoding fructose-bisphosphatase class II, with the protein MVGKNDKNMLDQKAVDIINKLLTSNDVKAKIAIGEGELDAAPMLYKGQTFSHQQAITIDIAVDPIEETMPASKNEPGSISCIAVAKNNTMLQIPEMYMEKLFLSQDLAVTVDFNQPIKAILLALLKIKQNLSCILIVRKKLRFVSITNKIKFNY; encoded by the coding sequence TTGGTTGGTAAAAATGATAAAAATATGTTAGACCAAAAAGCAGTTGATATTATTAATAAATTATTAACAAGTAATGATGTTAAAGCAAAAATTGCAATTGGTGAAGGTGAACTTGATGCAGCACCAATGTTATATAAAGGGCAAACTTTTTCTCATCAACAAGCAATTACGATTGATATTGCAGTTGACCCAATTGAAGAGACAATGCCGGCTAGCAAAAATGAGCCGGGTTCAATTTCATGTATTGCTGTTGCTAAAAATAATACAATGTTACAAATTCCAGAAATGTATATGGAAAAATTGTTTTTATCACAGGATTTAGCTGTAACAGTTGATTTTAATCAACCAATTAAAGCAATTTTATTGGCTTTATTAAAGATTAAACAAAATTTATCATGTATTTTGATAGTAAGAAAAAAGTTGAGGTTTGTAAGTATAACAAACAAAATTAAATTTAATTATTAA
- a CDS encoding Cof-type HAD-IIB family hydrolase, whose translation MKLQHLNKKRLILIDLDGTTLMNDGKTIHPKTQDVIKEAVKAGHKICITTGRPHRASIRFYRELGLDTLLTNFDGGHIHDPLKREFKRLVFPISYDVIISIINHPDVKNIVANVLIEHYDKAICWKKDEAIENYFHLDDVADDEYFIANPYTAWKGPASNMALYLNNANEKDQILRIFENFKNSVQVNIGHYSSGQAQIMINITNKLVSKRFAANILAQYYNVDIRDVIAFGDEMNDLELLQNVGYGIAMKNGNDNLKTNARGITHLTNNEGGVGDYLQKLLKGENV comes from the coding sequence ATGAAATTACAACACCTAAATAAAAAACGTTTAATTCTAATTGATTTAGATGGTACAACATTGATGAATGATGGCAAAACAATCCATCCAAAAACACAAGATGTGATCAAAGAAGCTGTTAAAGCTGGCCATAAAATATGTATTACAACTGGTCGCCCTCATCGAGCAAGTATTCGCTTTTATCGTGAATTAGGGTTAGACACCTTATTAACAAACTTTGATGGTGGTCATATTCATGACCCATTGAAACGAGAGTTTAAACGTTTAGTTTTTCCAATTTCTTATGATGTTATTATTAGTATTATCAACCATCCTGATGTAAAAAATATTGTTGCAAATGTCTTAATTGAACATTATGATAAAGCAATTTGCTGAAAAAAAGATGAGGCAATTGAAAATTACTTTCATCTTGATGATGTTGCTGATGATGAATATTTTATTGCCAATCCTTATACTGCTTGAAAAGGCCCAGCTAGTAATATGGCCTTATATTTAAACAATGCTAATGAAAAAGATCAAATTTTACGAATTTTTGAAAATTTTAAAAACTCTGTCCAAGTTAACATCGGACATTATAGCAGCGGTCAGGCGCAAATAATGATTAACATTACAAATAAACTTGTTTCAAAAAGATTTGCAGCTAATATTTTAGCACAATATTATAACGTTGATATTCGTGATGTTATTGCCTTTGGTGATGAAATGAATGATTTAGAACTATTGCAAAATGTTGGTTATGGAATCGCAATGAAAAATGGAAATGATAATTTAAAAACTAATGCTCGGGGAATTACACACTTAACTAATAATGAAGGCGGTGTTGGTGATTATTTACAAAAGCTATTAAAAGGAGAAAATGTTTAA
- a CDS encoding ATP-dependent Clp protease ATP-binding subunit, with protein sequence MDLTQQYEPGKDQKVLEKFAKNLNKEALVGKLDPIIGREDEINRVIRILSRRTKNNPVLIGEPGVGKTAIVEGLAQRIVKGDIPSNLKNKTIYELDMGALIAGAKFQGEFEERLKAVLNKVKESNGDIILFIDELHLIVGAGKTQGSMDASNLLKPMLARGDLHCIGATTLDEHRLYIEKDAALERRFQKVVVSESTIDESISILRGLKERFETFHGVKIHDNALVASVNLSSRYITDRFLPDKAIDLIDEASATIKTEIASVPTELDNLNRRIVQLEIEKAALQKETDKASNERLVDIENELKPLKAKQQKLDIQWNSEKESITKLKNLKSQVEKLKKELDQAQLSGDFNRAGEIQYALLPKLEKQLHEQEKQASGSHLLKEDVTERDIAAIVGKWTGIPVDRLVETEKAKLLNLSKILRRRVRGQNEAIQVVADAIIRSRSGIKDPNKPIGSFLFLGPTGVGKTEVARSLAYVLFNSEKQMVRLDMSEYMEKHSVSKLIGAPPGYVGHEQGGQLTEAVRRSPYSIVLFDEIEKAHPDILNILLQILEDGRLTDSLGKTVDFKNTIIIMTSNIGSEYLLNENNDGVGLLIQKELARKFKPEFLNRIDNVVTFNALSKDVIKEIIEKELAELTQRIENSKNIRISYSEKVLEKILNEGYDREFGARPIKRYIQRNLELLIAHAIISEEVQEGKSYTIDVVKNEMVIKNSTKLN encoded by the coding sequence ATGGATTTAACACAACAATATGAACCAGGTAAAGACCAAAAAGTTCTTGAAAAATTTGCCAAAAATCTTAATAAAGAAGCCCTTGTTGGAAAATTAGACCCAATTATTGGGCGCGAAGATGAAATTAATCGAGTAATTCGAATTTTATCACGAAGAACAAAAAATAATCCGGTCTTAATTGGCGAGCCTGGAGTTGGGAAAACAGCGATTGTTGAAGGACTAGCGCAGCGAATTGTTAAAGGTGATATTCCTAGTAATTTAAAAAATAAAACAATATATGAATTAGATATGGGAGCATTAATTGCTGGCGCCAAATTTCAAGGTGAATTTGAAGAACGTTTAAAAGCGGTCTTAAATAAAGTTAAAGAATCAAATGGCGATATTATTTTATTTATTGATGAGTTGCATTTAATTGTGGGAGCTGGTAAAACACAGGGTAGTATGGATGCTAGTAATTTGTTAAAACCAATGTTAGCTCGTGGCGATTTACATTGTATTGGTGCAACAACTTTAGATGAACATCGTTTATATATTGAAAAAGATGCTGCGTTAGAGCGCCGCTTCCAAAAAGTAGTTGTTAGTGAATCAACCATTGATGAAAGTATTTCAATTTTACGTGGTTTAAAAGAACGATTTGAAACCTTTCATGGGGTTAAAATTCATGATAATGCTTTAGTTGCATCAGTTAACTTATCATCTCGATATATTACTGACCGGTTTTTGCCAGATAAAGCAATTGACTTAATCGATGAAGCTTCAGCAACAATTAAAACAGAAATTGCATCAGTTCCAACCGAATTAGATAATTTAAATCGGCGAATTGTTCAGTTAGAAATTGAAAAAGCAGCTTTGCAAAAAGAAACTGATAAGGCATCTAATGAACGGTTAGTTGATATTGAAAATGAATTAAAACCATTAAAAGCAAAACAACAAAAATTAGATATTCAATGAAATTCGGAAAAAGAAAGTATTACTAAATTAAAAAACCTAAAATCACAAGTTGAAAAATTGAAAAAAGAGTTAGATCAAGCGCAATTAAGTGGTGATTTTAATCGTGCTGGTGAAATTCAATATGCTTTATTACCAAAACTAGAAAAACAATTACATGAACAAGAAAAACAAGCTTCAGGTTCACACCTTTTGAAAGAAGATGTAACTGAGCGTGATATTGCAGCAATTGTTGGAAAATGAACTGGTATTCCAGTTGACCGTTTAGTAGAAACAGAAAAGGCAAAATTATTAAATTTAAGTAAGATTTTACGGCGTCGTGTTCGTGGGCAAAACGAAGCAATTCAAGTAGTTGCTGATGCAATTATTCGTAGTCGAAGTGGAATTAAAGACCCAAATAAACCAATTGGTAGTTTCTTATTTTTAGGACCAACAGGAGTTGGAAAAACAGAAGTTGCACGTAGTTTAGCATATGTTCTTTTCAATTCAGAAAAACAAATGGTACGATTAGATATGTCTGAATATATGGAAAAGCATTCAGTAAGTAAATTAATTGGGGCGCCGCCAGGTTATGTTGGTCATGAACAGGGTGGGCAATTAACGGAGGCTGTTCGTCGAAGTCCATATTCAATTGTTTTATTTGATGAAATTGAAAAAGCACATCCTGATATTTTAAATATTTTGTTGCAAATTTTAGAAGATGGTCGTTTAACTGATTCATTAGGTAAAACTGTTGATTTTAAAAATACAATTATTATTATGACTTCTAATATTGGGTCAGAATATTTATTAAATGAAAATAATGATGGTGTTGGTTTATTAATTCAAAAAGAATTAGCTAGAAAATTTAAACCAGAGTTTTTAAATCGAATTGATAATGTTGTAACCTTTAATGCTTTATCAAAAGATGTTATTAAAGAAATTATTGAAAAAGAATTAGCTGAATTAACACAACGAATTGAAAATAGTAAAAACATTCGTATTAGTTATTCTGAAAAAGTATTAGAAAAAATTTTAAACGAAGGATATGATCGTGAATTTGGAGCACGTCCAATTAAGCGATATATTCAACGAAATCTTGAATTGTTAATTGCTCATGCTATTATTTCAGAAGAAGTTCAAGAGGGCAAATCTTATACAATTGATGTAGTTAAGAACGAAATGGTTATTAAGAATAGCACAAAATTAAATTAG